A genome region from Archaeoglobus fulgidus DSM 4304 includes the following:
- a CDS encoding metal-dependent transcriptional regulator: protein MTVLKLSETAENILRDVWMAEEEGKRLKVDSVETEALEELKREGLLTVDGGIIKLTDKGRKKAEKIVRLHRLAERLLSDILGFKDVEEHACKFEHLIDDEAEEAICTLLGHPQVCPHGRKIPQGHCCIEKETEVEKVIYRLSELSPGDEAEVKYTVADDRETRMLISAGIIPGVGLKVIRVYPAFVIQIENTQFALDKKLADAIYVVRRG from the coding sequence TTGACGGTTTTAAAGCTTTCAGAAACTGCGGAGAACATCCTGAGAGATGTATGGATGGCAGAGGAGGAAGGAAAAAGGCTTAAAGTCGATTCTGTGGAAACAGAGGCACTGGAAGAGCTGAAGAGAGAAGGATTGCTGACAGTTGACGGAGGCATTATCAAGCTGACAGATAAAGGTAGGAAAAAGGCAGAGAAAATCGTTAGGCTTCACAGACTTGCTGAAAGGCTCCTTAGCGACATTTTGGGGTTTAAGGATGTTGAAGAGCACGCTTGCAAGTTCGAGCATCTAATTGACGATGAGGCTGAGGAGGCGATATGCACCTTACTGGGACATCCTCAGGTCTGCCCGCATGGCAGGAAAATTCCTCAGGGCCACTGCTGCATAGAGAAGGAAACAGAGGTGGAGAAGGTCATCTACAGGCTGAGTGAGCTCTCTCCGGGAGACGAGGCAGAAGTCAAGTACACCGTGGCTGATGACAGGGAAACAAGGATGTTAATCTCAGCAGGCATAATTCCCGGTGTTGGGTTAAAGGTCATAAGGGTTTATCCCGCCTTTGTTATTCAGATTGAAAACACCCAGTTCGCCCTCGACAAGAAGCTTGCCGATGCAATTTACGTGGTCAGGAGGGGTTGA
- a CDS encoding radical SAM protein has protein sequence MKAAIIDGYVDEPSCLGVPPYVAPYPRYIYGMLKSLDYEATYFTIDHLRAHPETVERLKKFDLAVIIAGIAVPGKYLGGKPLSKKELFSMGLAERNLLVGPITLELSQKELRMLEDVEIEVIDFPFERKLFERLGGEKFNLNAFAARGAEVVRQHPDFPHIICEIETYRGCYWGKCSFCIERVHSLWFRSPEDVLGEVKALYDCGVRHFRLGRQTDFFSYLGEFEGVPRPNPEAMKKFHRAIWDLCPKIKTLHIDNVNPKTIAEHPEESAELIKTIVMYQTPGNVAAMGLESADERVVRKNSLAASPEEVMFAIELINRYGRHPSYNGLPYFLPGINFVIGLKGETKETFELNYRFLEEVMERNLLLRRINIRQVKIFPGTPMEKEGDRRLKKHRKEFIAFKNRVRENIDTPMLKKILPKGRRITDLRVEVEGKISYARQLATYPILVGLVGKYPRNLYVDARVVDYGHRSVTAVEADLDVNKATLEQLEFLLGKVGREVYMRRPIGSDAELEAIGGKEALVYLKVGGE, from the coding sequence ATGAAAGCCGCAATAATCGATGGATACGTTGACGAGCCTTCCTGTCTCGGAGTTCCGCCTTACGTAGCTCCCTATCCAAGATACATTTACGGGATGCTGAAATCGCTCGATTATGAGGCAACCTACTTCACAATCGACCACCTCAGAGCCCATCCGGAAACTGTCGAGAGGTTGAAGAAGTTTGATTTGGCTGTGATCATTGCGGGCATAGCTGTTCCCGGAAAGTATCTCGGAGGAAAGCCTTTGAGCAAGAAGGAGCTTTTTTCAATGGGGCTTGCTGAGAGAAATCTGCTCGTAGGCCCAATCACCCTCGAACTTTCGCAGAAGGAGTTGAGAATGCTTGAGGACGTTGAAATTGAGGTCATAGACTTCCCCTTCGAAAGGAAGCTTTTCGAGAGGCTTGGGGGAGAGAAGTTCAACCTCAATGCCTTTGCCGCTCGCGGTGCTGAGGTTGTGAGGCAGCATCCGGACTTTCCCCACATCATCTGCGAGATCGAGACCTACAGGGGGTGCTACTGGGGCAAGTGCAGCTTCTGCATCGAGAGAGTTCACAGCCTGTGGTTCCGAAGCCCTGAAGACGTGCTTGGAGAGGTAAAAGCCCTCTACGATTGCGGTGTTAGACACTTCCGTCTCGGAAGGCAGACTGACTTTTTCAGCTATCTGGGGGAGTTTGAGGGTGTTCCGAGACCGAATCCTGAGGCGATGAAAAAGTTTCACAGGGCGATATGGGATTTGTGCCCAAAAATCAAAACCCTCCACATCGACAACGTGAATCCGAAAACGATAGCGGAGCATCCGGAAGAGTCTGCGGAGCTTATAAAGACCATCGTAATGTATCAGACTCCCGGCAACGTGGCGGCCATGGGGCTTGAGAGTGCCGATGAGAGAGTTGTGAGGAAAAACAGCCTGGCAGCATCTCCGGAGGAGGTAATGTTCGCCATCGAGCTGATTAACAGATACGGCAGGCACCCCTCCTACAACGGTCTTCCCTACTTTCTCCCTGGCATAAACTTCGTCATAGGGCTGAAAGGGGAGACGAAGGAGACTTTTGAGCTGAACTACCGGTTTCTCGAGGAGGTTATGGAAAGAAACCTCCTTCTGAGGAGAATCAACATCAGGCAGGTGAAGATATTCCCCGGAACGCCGATGGAGAAGGAGGGGGACAGAAGGCTGAAAAAGCACAGAAAGGAGTTTATAGCTTTCAAAAACAGAGTGAGGGAGAACATAGACACGCCCATGCTGAAAAAAATTCTTCCCAAAGGTAGAAGGATAACCGACCTCAGAGTGGAGGTTGAGGGCAAAATCAGCTACGCGAGGCAGCTTGCTACCTACCCGATTCTTGTTGGTCTGGTTGGAAAGTACCCCAGAAATCTCTATGTTGACGCAAGGGTTGTCGATTACGGCCACAGGAGCGTTACTGCGGTTGAGGCCGACCTTGACGTAAACAAAGCCACCCTGGAGCAGCTTGAGTTTTTGCTCGGAAAGGTCGGCCGAGAGGTTTATATGAGGAGACCCATAGGAAGTGATGCTGAACTGGAAGCAATTGGTGGAAAGGAAGCCTTGGTTTACCTCAAGGTGGGTGGAGAATAA
- the ade gene encoding adenine deaminase, which translates to MSSPTADVEKLRRIIEVARGDRRADFVVKNAQIVDLVNEEIFEGDIAVAEGFIAGIGSYSGVEECEASNLVAVPGLIDAHTHIEMSMLTVSEFARLVVPRGTTGVVADPHEIANVLGKDGVMLMLEEARSTPLRFYCMVPSCVPSSPLETSGARIGVEEIRELLEEEEVLGLAEMMNFPGVVSADREVLEKIVLAGIVDGHAPGLRGKKLNAYIAAGASSDHETTSFEEGKEKLRLGMWVMIREGSAARNLVALKGLTGNRHTMLVTDGDRSVKDIIEEGYLDHVFRRAIEEGIDEIKALQMLTLNPAEYFGINAGLIAPSRLADIVLLKNLRKFEVRDVFVGGRRPEFKRFNHPEWAKKTVKARKITPESIQLKTGRVRVIEVYDGEIVTGEAIEEVQGVDVERDILKAVVVERHIRSGRVGKAYVRGFGLKRGAIAQSIAHDAHNIVCVGVDDGSICAAVNRVIELQGGIVVADAEVRAELPLPIAGIMSDERAERVLERLSEIEEEVRKLGCRLKSPVITLSFIALPVIPKLKLTDLGLVDVEAFRVVDLQAD; encoded by the coding sequence CAGGAGAGCAGATTTTGTTGTAAAAAACGCTCAGATTGTTGATTTAGTTAACGAAGAAATTTTTGAGGGAGATATAGCAGTTGCTGAGGGTTTTATTGCCGGAATTGGGAGTTACTCTGGCGTTGAGGAGTGCGAAGCTTCCAATCTTGTAGCTGTTCCGGGTTTGATTGACGCGCACACCCACATCGAGATGTCCATGCTCACCGTTTCAGAATTTGCGAGGCTCGTTGTGCCGAGAGGTACAACGGGTGTTGTTGCAGACCCCCATGAAATTGCTAATGTCCTCGGAAAGGATGGAGTAATGCTGATGCTGGAGGAGGCAAGGAGCACACCGCTCCGCTTCTACTGCATGGTGCCCTCGTGCGTCCCCTCTTCCCCCCTCGAAACGTCGGGAGCGAGAATAGGTGTGGAGGAGATAAGGGAGTTGCTCGAAGAGGAGGAGGTTTTGGGGCTTGCAGAGATGATGAACTTTCCTGGGGTTGTAAGTGCTGACAGAGAGGTGCTTGAGAAGATCGTCCTCGCCGGAATCGTTGATGGACACGCTCCGGGTTTGAGGGGTAAGAAGCTAAACGCGTACATTGCTGCTGGAGCATCATCGGACCACGAAACGACGTCATTTGAGGAGGGAAAGGAGAAGCTCAGGCTTGGCATGTGGGTTATGATAAGGGAAGGCTCCGCAGCAAGAAACCTGGTGGCTCTGAAAGGGCTGACGGGAAACAGGCACACGATGCTTGTAACTGATGGCGACAGGAGCGTTAAGGACATAATCGAAGAGGGCTATCTCGACCACGTTTTCAGAAGGGCAATAGAGGAGGGCATTGATGAAATAAAGGCTCTGCAGATGCTGACTCTCAACCCGGCGGAGTACTTCGGAATTAACGCTGGCCTGATAGCACCTTCGCGCCTTGCGGATATAGTTCTCCTCAAGAACCTCAGAAAGTTTGAGGTCAGGGACGTGTTCGTCGGGGGGAGAAGGCCAGAGTTCAAGCGTTTCAACCATCCCGAATGGGCAAAGAAGACTGTAAAGGCGAGAAAGATAACTCCCGAGAGTATTCAGCTCAAGACGGGGAGGGTAAGGGTTATAGAGGTCTATGACGGGGAAATTGTTACCGGGGAGGCTATAGAAGAAGTTCAAGGCGTTGATGTGGAGAGGGACATTTTGAAGGCCGTTGTGGTTGAAAGACACATCCGGAGTGGTAGGGTCGGAAAGGCTTACGTGAGGGGATTTGGCCTGAAAAGAGGGGCTATAGCCCAGAGCATCGCTCACGACGCTCACAACATCGTATGCGTGGGAGTGGATGACGGGAGCATCTGCGCGGCGGTGAACAGAGTCATTGAACTGCAGGGGGGAATAGTTGTTGCGGATGCAGAAGTCAGGGCTGAACTGCCTTTGCCGATAGCGGGAATCATGAGCGATGAGAGGGCAGAGAGGGTTTTGGAAAGGCTTTCAGAAATTGAGGAGGAAGTCAGAAAGCTCGGTTGCAGGCTGAAGTCCCCAGTTATCACCCTATCCTTCATCGCCTTACCCGTTATACCCAAGCTGAAGCTCACGGACCTGGGACTGGTGGATGTAGAGGCATTTAGGGTTGTTGACCTTCAAGCTGATTGA
- a CDS encoding ORC1-type DNA replication protein, which translates to MNIFDNILSSATIFKNRDVLRHSYTPEKLPHREEQINQLALLLSPMLRGGTPSNIFIYGKTGTGKTATVLFVARQLEEASRKAKLNVAVHYINCEIVDTAYRVLASLARKFGSNVPMTGWPTDQVYEEVKKALERRGTRVVVILDEIDKLVKKAEEALYGLTRINSELENSSICIVGISNNLKFKEYLDARILSSLSEEEIVFPPYNAEQLEDILQQRAKLAFEDGVLEDGVIQLCAAIAAQEHGDARKALDLLRVSAEIAERERDSMVRVEHVKKAVRKIETDYMIETVRTLPVHSKILLYSMSLISENSPKFTTGEVYCVYKKLCGKVGVDPLTQRRISDLISELDMLGILNSVVISKGRYGRTREMKLEADEKVLRKALEEDYRLQNLRKFEGELKKLANLNLFQF; encoded by the coding sequence ATGAATATCTTTGACAATATTTTGAGCTCAGCGACAATATTTAAAAATAGAGATGTTTTAAGGCATAGTTACACACCAGAAAAGCTCCCGCACAGGGAAGAGCAGATCAACCAGCTTGCACTACTGCTCTCCCCCATGCTTAGGGGCGGGACTCCCTCAAACATCTTCATTTACGGAAAAACAGGTACGGGAAAAACCGCAACCGTGCTTTTTGTAGCCAGACAGCTGGAGGAGGCGAGCAGGAAGGCGAAGCTGAATGTAGCGGTACATTACATAAACTGCGAGATCGTTGATACCGCCTACAGGGTTCTTGCAAGCCTGGCGAGAAAGTTCGGCAGCAACGTCCCCATGACCGGCTGGCCTACCGACCAGGTTTATGAAGAGGTCAAAAAAGCTCTTGAGAGGAGAGGAACCAGAGTTGTTGTTATTCTCGACGAAATAGACAAGCTGGTTAAGAAGGCCGAGGAAGCTCTGTACGGCCTCACGAGGATAAACTCGGAGCTTGAGAATTCGAGCATCTGCATTGTTGGGATATCTAACAACCTGAAATTCAAGGAGTATCTGGATGCGAGAATTTTGAGCTCGCTCAGCGAGGAAGAGATTGTTTTTCCGCCATACAATGCAGAGCAGCTTGAGGACATTCTGCAGCAGAGGGCAAAGCTGGCTTTTGAGGACGGAGTGCTGGAGGATGGAGTTATCCAGCTCTGCGCTGCAATAGCTGCTCAGGAGCACGGTGATGCGAGAAAAGCCCTCGATTTGCTGAGAGTGAGTGCTGAGATTGCTGAGAGGGAAAGGGACAGCATGGTGAGGGTTGAGCACGTTAAGAAGGCCGTAAGGAAAATTGAGACAGACTACATGATTGAGACAGTAAGGACTTTACCGGTTCACAGCAAAATTCTGCTCTACAGCATGTCCTTGATTTCTGAGAACTCGCCAAAGTTCACGACAGGGGAGGTTTACTGCGTTTACAAGAAGCTTTGCGGAAAGGTTGGAGTTGACCCGCTCACGCAGAGAAGAATCAGTGATTTGATTTCTGAACTCGATATGCTCGGAATTCTGAACTCCGTTGTAATATCCAAAGGGAGGTATGGCAGGACAAGGGAGATGAAGCTTGAAGCTGACGAAAAAGTTCTTAGAAAAGCTCTTGAGGAAGATTACAGGCTGCAAAACCTCAGAAAATTCGAGGGGGAGCTGAAGAAGCTGGCGAACCTCAACTTATTCCAGTTTTAG
- the tsaA gene encoding tRNA (N6-threonylcarbamoyladenosine(37)-N6)-methyltransferase TrmO — protein MILKPIGVVKSPFKTQNDAPRQGRFSDAVSEIAIFDEYADGLHKIENLRHIIVLYWMDKASRDKLRVVPPGETEERGVFTTRSPSRPNPIGLCVVEILEVERNRLKVRWLDALDGSPVIDIKKYSPEIDCVNQLEGQQP, from the coding sequence ATGATTCTGAAACCCATAGGAGTTGTTAAATCGCCATTCAAAACTCAAAACGATGCCCCAAGACAGGGGAGGTTCTCCGATGCGGTTTCGGAGATAGCCATCTTTGATGAATACGCTGATGGATTGCACAAAATTGAGAACTTACGCCATATCATCGTGCTTTACTGGATGGATAAAGCCAGCAGAGATAAGCTGAGAGTTGTGCCACCCGGAGAGACCGAAGAGAGGGGTGTCTTCACCACCCGCTCTCCGAGCAGGCCGAATCCGATTGGACTCTGCGTTGTGGAGATTCTTGAGGTTGAGAGGAATAGACTGAAGGTCAGATGGCTTGACGCTCTCGACGGCTCTCCGGTTATCGACATCAAGAAGTATTCTCCCGAGATCGACTGCGTCAATCAGCTTGAAGGTCAACAACCCTAA
- a CDS encoding nucleotide pyrophosphatase/phosphodiesterase family protein: MKCAVIVVVDGVSHGVFWRLFKAGKLPFLEEISKESLLIDECISVFPSATVSGHASISTAAFPGEHGLVGQAWYDRAKGEYVGYDFELTMPDNWIDASTNLNDEHLVAKTGFEMAKDLGLRTFSADLVRKGADLKMSFISPGEDKGVAVASKLMFLRRFARHRGRKKSSFLKKLILKLFPLHVLQHEIAVRNTLKAVRAGYRFGVTWFMETDAASHLFGPDSFEGEEGKPFIYDSAEDAIRDADEELGKLYRELEKDFEPVMGVVTDHGQMRLKEGEKYHVDLAEEFEEFGLNAFTNIDYHEYRQRTGKEGDAVFAPSGPRMCHIYALKREEKVFEALREFESVEHVFFKKDGEIYVADEKEVLPLSEYEFGEEYPMAKERVKGLLKSERCGDFVIAARRGYEFERADHKGAHGGLYFEESVGFGLIHKPGLKEEWKERGMIMDILPAVLKLLSS, from the coding sequence GTGAAGTGTGCCGTAATCGTCGTAGTTGATGGTGTAAGCCACGGTGTTTTCTGGAGGCTTTTCAAAGCCGGGAAGCTCCCCTTTTTGGAGGAGATTTCAAAGGAGTCTCTTTTGATTGATGAATGCATCTCTGTCTTCCCCTCTGCCACTGTTAGCGGTCACGCTTCCATTTCAACGGCAGCATTTCCGGGTGAGCACGGGCTTGTTGGGCAGGCGTGGTACGACAGAGCGAAAGGGGAGTATGTGGGATACGATTTCGAGCTAACAATGCCCGACAACTGGATTGATGCTTCCACAAATCTTAACGATGAGCACCTTGTTGCGAAGACAGGCTTTGAGATGGCCAAGGATCTGGGTTTGAGAACATTCAGCGCTGATCTGGTGAGAAAGGGTGCAGACCTGAAGATGAGCTTCATATCTCCGGGAGAGGATAAAGGTGTGGCTGTTGCCAGCAAGCTCATGTTTTTGAGGAGGTTTGCAAGGCATAGGGGGAGAAAGAAGAGCTCTTTCTTGAAAAAGTTGATTTTGAAGCTTTTCCCGCTGCACGTTCTGCAGCATGAGATTGCTGTGAGGAACACTCTTAAGGCTGTGAGAGCTGGATACAGGTTTGGAGTGACGTGGTTCATGGAGACGGATGCCGCATCGCACCTCTTCGGGCCTGACAGCTTCGAGGGGGAGGAGGGTAAGCCTTTCATCTACGATTCTGCAGAAGATGCAATCAGAGATGCTGACGAAGAGCTTGGGAAGCTCTACAGGGAGCTTGAAAAGGATTTTGAACCAGTTATGGGTGTAGTTACGGACCACGGTCAGATGAGGCTTAAGGAGGGTGAGAAGTATCATGTTGATTTGGCAGAGGAGTTTGAAGAGTTCGGCCTCAACGCCTTCACCAACATCGATTACCACGAGTACAGGCAGAGAACAGGAAAGGAAGGTGATGCGGTTTTCGCACCAAGCGGTCCGAGGATGTGCCACATTTATGCTCTAAAACGGGAAGAAAAGGTTTTTGAAGCTCTAAGAGAATTCGAGAGTGTTGAGCACGTATTCTTCAAAAAGGATGGTGAAATTTACGTGGCAGACGAAAAGGAGGTGCTACCTCTCAGCGAATACGAGTTTGGCGAGGAGTATCCGATGGCCAAAGAGAGAGTTAAGGGTTTGTTGAAGAGCGAGAGGTGCGGTGACTTTGTTATTGCAGCAAGGAGGGGATATGAATTTGAGAGGGCAGACCACAAGGGGGCACATGGGGGGCTTTACTTTGAGGAGTCCGTTGGTTTCGGCCTAATCCACAAGCCGGGATTGAAGGAGGAGTGGAAAGAAAGGGGGATGATTATGGATATTTTACCTGCAGTCCTCAAGCTTCTCAGTTCTTAG
- a CDS encoding nucleotidyltransferase family protein, with product MKVIIMAGGYATRLWPITKSKAKPLLPVGTKRIVDHVYEKVLKFNSPILLSTNKRFEEDFRKWAEGKDVEVVVEDTMREEEKLGAVKALAQVVEGIDDDFLVVAGDNIFSFELNPIVELFRKKKSPVTALYDVGDYELAKRYGVAELEGEIVRRFYEKPEKPASTLVGIAIYTFPREIADLLVEYVGGNERSDNLGDFLSYLCQKMDVYGCIFDNGNWYDVGNPDSYIEAFKFYTDSFVHESVEVAKAAKIIEPVVIERDVVIKGRSIVGPYAYIGEGCEIDSSDVSESVVFSKTVLKRVRLWRSIIDDDCEIRNIELSGSIIGGHAKIQRG from the coding sequence ATGAAAGTCATAATAATGGCGGGCGGTTACGCAACGAGGCTCTGGCCGATAACCAAGAGCAAGGCGAAGCCCCTGCTGCCTGTAGGAACTAAGAGGATAGTTGACCACGTTTACGAGAAGGTTCTGAAGTTCAACTCACCCATTCTACTATCCACAAACAAAAGGTTCGAGGAGGACTTCAGGAAGTGGGCTGAGGGTAAGGACGTTGAGGTGGTTGTTGAGGACACGATGAGGGAGGAGGAGAAGCTTGGAGCAGTAAAGGCTCTCGCACAGGTTGTTGAGGGCATTGACGACGACTTCCTTGTTGTTGCCGGAGACAACATTTTCTCCTTCGAGCTTAACCCTATTGTAGAGCTCTTCAGGAAGAAAAAATCGCCTGTTACCGCCCTCTACGACGTTGGGGATTACGAGCTGGCAAAAAGGTACGGTGTGGCGGAGCTTGAGGGGGAAATTGTGAGAAGGTTTTATGAAAAGCCGGAAAAGCCAGCTTCAACCCTTGTTGGAATAGCTATCTACACTTTTCCGAGGGAAATAGCCGACTTACTCGTTGAGTATGTTGGTGGGAATGAGAGGAGCGATAACCTTGGCGATTTCCTCAGCTACCTCTGCCAGAAAATGGATGTTTACGGCTGCATCTTCGACAACGGAAACTGGTACGATGTGGGAAATCCCGACTCCTACATCGAGGCCTTCAAGTTTTACACTGACAGCTTCGTTCACGAGTCGGTGGAGGTTGCCAAGGCTGCTAAAATCATCGAGCCGGTTGTGATTGAAAGGGATGTGGTCATAAAGGGCAGGTCGATTGTTGGGCCCTACGCCTACATCGGCGAGGGCTGCGAGATCGACTCATCAGATGTGAGTGAGAGCGTTGTGTTTTCCAAGACGGTTTTGAAGAGGGTGAGGCTCTGGAGGAGCATAATTGATGACGATTGCGAGATCAGGAACATCGAGCTGAGCGGCTCGATAATTGGCGGGCATGCGAAGATTCAGAGAGGATGA
- the feoB gene encoding ferrous iron transport protein B, protein MECHSVKAETVTAEKKVALVGNPNVGKSALFYALTGKYATISNYPGTTVDIAVAKLGDLEIIDTPGMHSLVPVTGEEEVARKLLEEADLVVHVVDAKNIRRALPFTLQLIEAGFNTILVLNLVDEAEKFGIFINEKLLEERLGIPVLKTVATEKRGVGRLKDEIRKRIGLKPEKKRLIRFSPQVEKVVSEVEGLIEGEYSISKRGLAILLLLKDSVSLEAVKREKNYPQILEKVSKSNLLPYEIMREIYENAERILDGVIEERDVESSIARKIGILALNPLFGIPLTILSLAFIYLLAGILGAQILVDLIETWFEENVNTAVNTFLEQNIPNYWLRELIGGEYGIITLGIRYAIAIIFPIVTTFFIAFSLLEDSGILPRTAYLLDGIFKKIGMSGRAVIPLLLGTGCGTMAVIVTRILETWRERVIATILLAVGIPCSAQLGVMLGIAPDFRAMMIWISVVTAVLLIAGFISSRVIPGERAVFFMEIPPIRVPRPENVFYKTVSRLEWYFKEVLPIFVLISVLIWIGRITTAFDIIVSALSVPVSAIGLPPKASEVFLYGFFRRDYGAAGLFDISSEGLLSYGQVVVAMVTLTLFVPCIAQFSIICKERGIKQGIAVFLLSVAIAFTAGYATAVMMGVV, encoded by the coding sequence ATGGAATGTCACAGTGTTAAAGCGGAAACCGTCACTGCAGAAAAAAAGGTGGCGCTCGTGGGGAACCCCAATGTGGGGAAAAGCGCTCTATTTTACGCCCTCACCGGGAAGTATGCGACCATTTCCAACTACCCCGGCACAACAGTCGACATTGCCGTTGCCAAACTTGGTGATCTGGAGATTATCGACACTCCGGGAATGCACTCCCTCGTTCCGGTTACGGGAGAGGAGGAGGTGGCAAGAAAGCTGCTTGAGGAGGCTGATTTAGTCGTTCACGTTGTTGATGCGAAGAACATAAGGAGAGCGCTTCCCTTCACCCTTCAGCTCATAGAGGCGGGGTTCAACACCATACTCGTCCTGAACCTCGTTGATGAGGCCGAGAAGTTTGGAATTTTCATAAACGAGAAGCTGCTTGAGGAGAGACTGGGCATTCCAGTTCTGAAAACCGTTGCGACTGAGAAGAGAGGAGTTGGGCGTCTGAAGGATGAAATAAGAAAGAGAATTGGTTTAAAGCCAGAGAAAAAGAGGTTAATTCGCTTCTCCCCACAGGTTGAGAAAGTTGTATCCGAGGTTGAAGGGCTGATTGAAGGAGAATACAGCATTTCAAAGAGAGGACTGGCGATTCTTCTCCTTCTGAAAGACTCAGTGTCACTTGAGGCCGTTAAGAGGGAGAAGAATTATCCTCAGATACTGGAAAAGGTCAGCAAAAGCAATCTTCTCCCCTACGAGATAATGAGGGAAATCTATGAGAATGCCGAAAGAATTCTCGATGGCGTTATCGAGGAGAGGGACGTGGAGAGCAGCATTGCAAGAAAAATCGGTATTCTCGCCCTCAATCCCCTTTTCGGAATTCCCCTAACAATTCTGTCCCTCGCCTTCATCTACCTTCTCGCAGGCATTCTGGGAGCTCAGATTCTCGTTGACTTAATTGAAACTTGGTTTGAGGAGAACGTTAACACTGCCGTGAACACCTTTCTTGAGCAGAACATTCCTAATTACTGGCTGAGGGAGCTTATCGGCGGAGAGTACGGCATTATCACTCTCGGAATCAGATACGCAATTGCAATAATCTTCCCCATAGTCACAACCTTCTTCATTGCCTTCTCCCTTCTTGAGGATTCGGGAATTCTTCCGAGGACGGCTTACCTGCTGGATGGAATTTTCAAGAAAATCGGGATGAGTGGCAGAGCTGTTATCCCACTTCTCCTCGGAACTGGATGCGGAACGATGGCCGTTATTGTTACAAGAATTCTCGAAACGTGGAGGGAGAGGGTTATTGCCACGATTCTCCTTGCAGTGGGCATTCCATGCAGCGCTCAGCTTGGCGTGATGCTCGGAATTGCCCCTGACTTCAGGGCGATGATGATATGGATCTCAGTGGTTACTGCAGTTCTGCTGATAGCGGGATTTATTTCCTCAAGGGTGATTCCGGGTGAGAGAGCAGTTTTCTTCATGGAAATACCTCCCATAAGGGTCCCAAGGCCTGAAAATGTGTTTTACAAAACCGTTTCGAGATTGGAGTGGTACTTTAAGGAAGTTCTCCCGATTTTTGTCCTCATAAGCGTTTTGATCTGGATTGGAAGAATAACGACCGCCTTTGACATCATAGTTTCAGCACTGAGTGTACCAGTCTCCGCAATAGGACTTCCACCCAAAGCCTCCGAAGTGTTCCTTTACGGGTTTTTCAGGAGGGATTACGGAGCTGCAGGACTTTTTGACATCTCCAGCGAGGGTTTGCTGAGCTACGGACAGGTTGTTGTTGCGATGGTCACTCTAACTCTCTTTGTTCCCTGCATAGCCCAGTTCAGCATCATCTGCAAGGAGAGGGGGATAAAGCAGGGAATAGCTGTATTCTTGCTGTCTGTGGCGATAGCCTTTACTGCAGGCTACGCCACTGCTGTTATGATGGGGGTGGTTTGA